In Hallerella succinigenes, the following are encoded in one genomic region:
- a CDS encoding efflux RND transporter periplasmic adaptor subunit, whose translation MKKLLKVLIVLVILGAIFFTVHKFFFATEAESAGVMMSEKVKLATIQTTITSTGTISPMDTVSVGTQVSGDISKIYVDFNSNVKKGQVIAELDRSKLQSTLYQAQIAESSAKNDYEHKLSVYNRTKKLAESNSASAVDLENAEYEMNSAKFSWEARKSEVQQAKLNLSYCIIKSPIDGVVLERSVDVGQTVAASMSAPTLFVLAKDLSKMRVMADVDEADIGQVKAGQKVTFTVDAFQDETFSGKVESVRLNPTVTSNVVTYTVVISADNSDLKLLPGMTATCTIVTEEVENALSVPVAAIQFTPAAGTPMMDMRKMPRPEKPKRKASDGDDFGPPPGMQGGPMGGGVSKKRSSSTQKLVGKGVWINMNGKAAFRPVKTGLNDGVNVQILAGLAEGDSVVVRQESAAVVFQSSDGTVSPFMPGPRKKKK comes from the coding sequence ATGAAAAAGCTTTTGAAGGTTTTGATCGTCCTCGTGATTTTGGGCGCGATCTTTTTTACCGTTCACAAATTCTTCTTTGCCACCGAAGCGGAAAGCGCCGGGGTGATGATGAGCGAAAAGGTAAAGCTTGCCACGATCCAAACGACGATTACTTCGACGGGTACGATTTCGCCGATGGATACGGTGAGCGTCGGTACGCAGGTTTCGGGCGACATCAGCAAGATCTATGTGGACTTTAATTCCAATGTAAAAAAAGGCCAGGTGATTGCGGAACTGGATCGTTCCAAGTTGCAGTCGACGCTGTACCAGGCGCAGATAGCGGAATCCAGTGCAAAGAACGATTACGAGCACAAACTTTCTGTGTACAATCGCACGAAAAAGCTTGCCGAGTCGAACAGTGCAAGCGCTGTGGATTTGGAAAATGCAGAATATGAAATGAACTCGGCAAAGTTCTCATGGGAAGCTCGCAAGAGCGAAGTGCAGCAGGCAAAGCTGAATTTGAGTTACTGCATCATTAAAAGCCCGATCGACGGCGTTGTGCTTGAACGTTCTGTGGATGTGGGGCAAACGGTCGCCGCTTCGATGAGCGCGCCGACTCTTTTTGTGCTTGCAAAAGATCTTTCCAAGATGCGTGTGATGGCGGACGTCGATGAAGCGGACATTGGGCAGGTGAAGGCTGGTCAGAAGGTGACCTTTACCGTGGACGCCTTTCAAGATGAAACGTTCAGCGGCAAAGTGGAATCGGTCCGTTTGAATCCGACGGTGACTTCGAACGTGGTGACTTATACGGTGGTGATTTCGGCAGACAATTCGGATTTGAAACTGCTCCCGGGCATGACGGCAACTTGCACGATTGTGACGGAAGAAGTGGAAAACGCTTTAAGCGTTCCGGTGGCCGCGATCCAGTTTACACCGGCCGCGGGAACTCCGATGATGGATATGCGTAAAATGCCGCGTCCGGAAAAACCCAAAAGAAAAGCTTCCGACGGTGACGACTTTGGACCTCCGCCGGGAATGCAGGGCGGCCCGATGGGCGGTGGCGTTTCCAAAAAGCGTTCTTCTTCGACCCAGAAATTAGTCGGGAAAGGCGTTTGGATTAATATGAACGGCAAGGCCGCATTCCGTCCGGTGAAAACAGGCTTAAATGATGGCGTCAATGTGCAGATACTCGCGGGTCTTGCAGAAGGCGATTCTGTGGTGGTACGTCAGGAATCGGCTGCTGTCGTTTTTCAAAGTTCGGACGGAACCGTGAGTCCGTTTATGCCGGGACCGCGCAAAAAGAAGAAGTGA